Proteins encoded together in one Streptomyces umbrinus window:
- a CDS encoding RNA polymerase subunit sigma — MGQTGDTAPIAELLDERQHLLNVARWMLGNGRAAEDAVTETYRRWYTLTDKQRTGITEPRIWLTKSTGTICLARLSVPERPLPNPEGKGPDARTEFDPALTEEISDVLLNALNALSPTERAAFVLNDVFAMPPQTVADIVGRTPHECAELADRARRSLRTSRAHPTTPREHDKIVRAVRQACVTTDPAHLVSLLSPHATAFFDGGGKIRALTRPVHGSEQVTRVLLTLLAPRPHTTLHLNSANGRTAIVVRHNDQVAAVISFDIAGHHVTHVWAVMNPDKLRSWNRHHLPSHGHGPRGD, encoded by the coding sequence ATGGGTCAGACCGGTGACACGGCACCGATCGCGGAGCTGCTGGACGAGCGACAGCATCTGCTCAACGTGGCCCGCTGGATGCTGGGGAACGGGCGCGCGGCCGAGGACGCCGTCACCGAAACCTACAGACGGTGGTACACGCTGACGGACAAGCAGCGCACAGGGATCACCGAGCCGCGTATCTGGCTGACCAAGAGCACGGGCACCATCTGCCTGGCACGCCTGTCCGTACCCGAGCGCCCGCTCCCGAACCCCGAAGGGAAGGGCCCGGACGCCCGCACGGAATTCGACCCGGCCTTGACGGAGGAGATCAGCGATGTCCTGCTCAACGCCCTGAACGCCCTCTCCCCCACCGAACGGGCGGCGTTCGTCCTCAACGACGTCTTCGCGATGCCGCCTCAGACGGTCGCCGACATCGTGGGCCGGACACCACACGAATGCGCCGAACTCGCCGACCGTGCCCGCCGCAGCCTGCGCACCAGCCGCGCGCATCCCACGACACCGCGAGAACACGACAAGATCGTTCGCGCCGTGCGGCAAGCCTGCGTCACGACCGACCCCGCGCACCTGGTGTCCCTGCTGTCTCCTCACGCCACCGCGTTCTTCGACGGCGGCGGCAAGATCCGTGCCCTGACCAGACCGGTTCACGGCAGCGAGCAGGTCACCCGTGTCCTCCTCACCCTCCTTGCCCCCCGCCCCCACACCACCCTGCATCTCAATTCCGCCAACGGCCGCACCGCAATCGTCGTCCGCCACAACGACCAGGTCGCCGCCGTCATCAGCTTCGATATCGCGGGCCATCACGTCACCCACGTCTGGGCCGTCATGAATCCTGACAAGCTACGCAGCTGGAACCGCCACCACCTTCCTTCCCACGGACACGGACCACGGGGCGACTGA
- a CDS encoding alpha/beta fold hydrolase, which produces MPAILVHGVPDTQHVWDGVRRHLTRSDVEAWNLPGFGGERPAGFGSTMEEYADWLIERLERVGEPVDLVGHDWGCILTLRVASLRPDLVRTWAGGNGPISAEYVWHPLAKIWQDQVQGDRYMSELRAEPFADEVSVGFDVPLPLAREMASRVDDTMKDAVLKLYRSAVTMGAEWEPALADVTAPCVVFWGAQDPACQIEFGRRLGDSLRASEVIEMDCNHWPLLQRPAEVAEILEKHWSAHSGA; this is translated from the coding sequence ATGCCCGCAATTCTCGTCCACGGCGTTCCTGACACCCAGCACGTATGGGACGGTGTGCGCCGACACCTGACCAGGTCGGACGTGGAAGCCTGGAACCTGCCCGGCTTCGGGGGCGAGCGACCGGCCGGCTTCGGTTCCACCATGGAGGAGTACGCGGACTGGCTCATCGAGCGACTGGAGCGGGTCGGCGAGCCGGTGGACCTGGTCGGTCACGACTGGGGGTGCATTCTCACCCTCCGCGTGGCCTCCCTGCGCCCCGACCTCGTCCGTACCTGGGCGGGAGGCAACGGGCCGATCAGCGCGGAGTACGTCTGGCATCCGTTGGCCAAGATCTGGCAGGACCAGGTCCAGGGCGACCGCTACATGTCCGAACTGCGCGCGGAGCCGTTCGCGGACGAGGTGTCGGTCGGCTTCGACGTGCCGCTCCCGCTGGCCAGGGAGATGGCGAGCCGGGTGGACGACACGATGAAGGATGCGGTCCTCAAGCTGTACCGGTCGGCGGTCACCATGGGCGCGGAGTGGGAGCCGGCGCTGGCCGACGTGACCGCCCCGTGCGTGGTCTTCTGGGGAGCGCAGGACCCCGCCTGCCAGATCGAGTTCGGGCGCAGGCTCGGTGACTCCCTGCGCGCTTCCGAAGTGATCGAGATGGACTGCAATCACTGGCCGCTGCTTCAGCGGCCCGCGGAGGTCGCCGAGATCCTGGAGAAGCACTGGAGCGCGCACTCCGGCGCCTGA